The Nicotiana tabacum cultivar K326 chromosome 14, ASM71507v2, whole genome shotgun sequence genome contains a region encoding:
- the LOC107825374 gene encoding chaperonin CPN60-2, mitochondrial, whose amino-acid sequence MYRFAANLASKARVARTSTQQIGGRLNWSRNYAAKDIRFGVEARAMMLQGVEELADAVKVTMGPKGRNVVIEQSWGAPKVTKDGVTVAKSVEFKDKIKNVGASLVKQVANATNDVAGDGTTCATVLTRAIFAEGCKSVAAGMNAMDLRRGITMAVDSVVTNLKSRARMISTSEEIAQVGTISANGEREIGELIAKAMERVGKEGVITIQDGKTLFNELEVVEGMKLDRGYISPYFITNQKNQKCELDDPLILIHEKKISSVNAVVKALELALKRQRPLLIVAEDVDSEALATLILNKLRAGIKVCAIKAPGFGENRKANLQDLAILTGGQVVTEELGLNIENVELEMLGSCKKVAISKDDTVILDGAGEKKSIEERCEQIRSTIELSTSDYDKEKLQERLAKISGGVAVLKIGGASEAEVGEKKDRVTDALNATKAAVEEGIVPGGGVALLYAAKELDKLETANFDQKIGVQIIQNALKTPVHTIASNAGVEGAVVVGKLLEQDDADLGYDAAKGEYVDMVRAGIIDPLKVIRTALVDAASVSSLLTTTEAVVVELPKDEKETPPMGGGMGGMDY is encoded by the exons ATGTATCGTTTTGCAGCAAATCTTGCTTCCAAAGCCAG AGTTGCAAGAACCAGCACCCAACAA ATTGGTGGAAGGTTAAATTGGAGTAGAAATTATGCTGCAAAGGATATTAGATTTGGAGTTGAAGCTCGGGCTATGATGCTTCAAGGTGTTGAGGAACTTGCTGATGCTGTTAAAGTTACTATGGGTCCAAAG GGACGTAATGTGGTGATTGAACAAAGTTGGGGTGCACCCAAAGTAACAAAAGATGGCGTCACTGTCGCAAAAAGTGTTGAATTCAAGGACAAGATAAAAAATGTTGGTGCAAGCCTTGTAAAACAAGTTGCCAATGCCACAAATGATGTTGCTGGTGATG GTACCACGTGTGCTACAGTCCTCACCCGAGCAATATTTGCTGAAGGATGCAAGTCAGTGGCAGCTGGTATGAATGCAATGGACCTTAGACGGGGTATTACCATGGCTGTAGATTCTGTTGTAACAAACCTGAAAAGCAGAGCACGGATGATCAGCACATCAGAGGAAATTGCACAG GTTGGGACTATCTCTGCAAATGGAGAAAGAGAAATTGGTGAGCTAATTGCAAAGGCTATGGAGAGAGTAGGCAAGGAGGGAGTCATCACTATCCAA GACGGAAAGACACTATTCAATGAGTTGGAAGTTGTTGAAGGGATGAAGCTGGACAGAGGTTACATTTCACCATACTTTATCACAAATCAGAAGAACCAGAAATGT GAACTCGATGACCCACTAATTCTTATTCATGAGAAAAAGATCTCAAGTGTTAATGCTGTTGTGAAAGCATTAGAGTTGGCTCTTAAG AGACAAAGACCCCTCTTAATTGTGGCTGAAGATGTGGACAGTGAAGCACTTGCCACTCTTATTTTGAACAAGCTTCGTGCTGGAATCAAA GTTTGTGCCATCAAAGCACCAGGCTTTGGTGAAAACAGGAAAGCTAATTTGCAAGATCTTGCTATTTTAACTGGAGGCCAA GTCGTAACAGAAGAGCTTGGATTGAacattgaaaatgtggaattggAGATGTTGGGATCATGTAAAAAG GTGGCTATTTCCAAGGATGATACTGTCATTCTTGATGGCGCCGGTGAGAAGAAGTCCATAGAGGAACGATGTGAGCAG ATTAGATCAACCATTGAACTGAGCACATCTGATTATGACAAGGAGAAGTTGCAGGAAAGGCTAGCTAAGATTTCAGGAGGTGTGGCTGTGTTAAAG ATTGGAGGAGCTAGTGAAGCTGAGGTTGGCGAAAAGAAAGATAGAGTCACTGATGCTTTGAATGCCACAAAGGCTGCCGTGGAGGAAGGAATTGTTCCAG GTGGTGGTGTTGCTCTTCTTTATGCAGCAAAGGAATTGGATAAATTAGAAACTGCCAACTTTGACCAGAAAATTGGTGTACAGATTATTCAGAATGCTCTAAAG ACACCTGTACATACAATAGCTTCAAATGCAGGAGTAGAGGGTGCAGTCGTGGTTGGTAAACTGTTGGAGCAGGACGACGCTGATCTTGGATATGATGCTGCCAAAG GTGAATATGTGGATATGGTCAGGGCAGGAATCATTGACCCGTTGAAAGTGATCAGGACAGCCTTGGTCGATGCTGCTAG CGTGTCGTCTCTTTTGACCACAACCGAAGCTGTTGTTGTCGAGCTTCCCAAGGATGAGAAGGAAACTCCACCAATGGGTGGTGGCATGGGTGGCATGGACTACTAA